Proteins encoded together in one Corallococcus soli window:
- a CDS encoding tetratricopeptide repeat protein codes for MARTAPRKSQAKAKKQPSRPAAPAKPPARPAKSPARPVKSPARPVKSHVEPLAEPSARPRGAAASSPKPPVLEAEPVFEAEPDAAPVQDPREDDRKRLPAGEPGGRVLPFEIDPARLEEGLKKLQGELVHWTNKGRYTKVRFKFRGKQLLPDLPLAAVVAAEGLTFYWGGILRMLVAHVVGRSVLEVELVNDADKRVQAGREALLSGDVDQALALFREALSMDRDNPSAHLNVGVALKLRGDREGALAAFEMAKKKDPEGGVGAEAERLSASLRPKA; via the coding sequence ATGGCAAGAACGGCACCCCGCAAGTCCCAGGCGAAGGCGAAGAAGCAGCCCTCGCGCCCGGCCGCGCCCGCGAAGCCCCCGGCCAGGCCGGCGAAGTCCCCAGCCCGCCCGGTGAAGTCCCCGGCCCGGCCGGTGAAGTCCCATGTCGAGCCCCTCGCCGAGCCCTCCGCCAGGCCCCGTGGCGCCGCCGCGTCCTCCCCGAAGCCTCCCGTGCTGGAGGCCGAGCCCGTCTTCGAAGCCGAGCCCGACGCGGCCCCCGTGCAGGACCCCCGCGAGGACGACCGCAAGCGCCTGCCCGCGGGCGAGCCTGGCGGTCGGGTGCTGCCCTTTGAAATCGACCCCGCGCGGCTGGAGGAGGGCCTCAAGAAGCTCCAGGGCGAGCTGGTGCACTGGACCAACAAGGGCCGCTACACCAAGGTCCGCTTCAAGTTCCGGGGCAAGCAGCTGCTGCCCGACCTGCCCCTGGCCGCCGTCGTCGCCGCCGAGGGGCTCACGTTCTACTGGGGCGGCATCCTGCGCATGCTGGTGGCCCACGTCGTGGGGCGCAGCGTGCTGGAGGTGGAACTGGTCAACGACGCGGACAAGCGCGTGCAGGCGGGCCGTGAAGCGCTCCTGTCCGGCGACGTGGACCAGGCGCTCGCGCTGTTCCGCGAGGCCCTGTCCATGGACCGCGACAACCCCTCCGCGCACCTCAACGTGGGCGTGGCGCTGAAGCTGCGCGGCGACCGCGAAGGGGCCCTGGCCGCGTTCGAAATGGCGAAGAAGAAGGACCCGGAGGGCGGCGTGGGCGCGGAGGCGGAGCGGCTGTCCGCGAGCCTGCGCCCCAAGGCCTGA
- a CDS encoding M24 family metallopeptidase, whose product MMRVRSVLLSSLLLASLAHAAPAVPAAEGAWPRLRKERLQKLLPQAMARAGVDAWVVLCRENDNDPLAAHVGGENAGGTAAFLFLREGSALRSVALSPVGEATALKDMAVVDEVVPVDRGADVLALVAGRLTKAKPAKVAINSSERMSLADGLSATQRAKLEAALTPAMRKRLVSSEDLVSEWLSVKLPEEVDILRKAAALTAQLEEEAYRTVVPGKTRDSDVARFLKKRMAELGVGDGWQPDQNPNVNSGPTRGHSNATDRVIQPGDFIQTDFGIRVGNTWVTDIQRFAYVLAPGEKQPPAEALAKWEKSKKGSRIALAAMKPGVRGYDVDKAQRDFMREAGSEPVMWGTGHPVGYWAHDAGPALSGAQSGKPPAGSALRRLQPGQVFAFDGFFAWKDGSSPDALRILSVEEMAVVTDTGAEYLNPPQEQLILIPSAPKP is encoded by the coding sequence ATGATGCGCGTCCGGTCCGTCCTCCTCTCCTCCCTGCTGCTCGCGTCACTCGCCCACGCGGCGCCCGCCGTCCCCGCCGCGGAGGGCGCGTGGCCCCGGCTGCGCAAGGAGCGCCTGCAGAAGCTGCTGCCCCAGGCCATGGCCCGCGCGGGCGTGGATGCATGGGTGGTGCTGTGCCGCGAGAACGACAACGACCCGCTCGCCGCCCACGTCGGCGGGGAGAACGCGGGCGGCACCGCCGCGTTCCTGTTCCTGCGCGAAGGCAGCGCGCTGCGCTCGGTGGCGCTGTCGCCGGTGGGCGAGGCCACCGCGCTCAAGGACATGGCGGTGGTGGATGAGGTGGTGCCGGTGGACCGGGGCGCGGACGTGCTCGCGCTGGTCGCCGGGCGGCTGACGAAGGCGAAGCCCGCGAAGGTGGCCATCAACTCCTCGGAGCGGATGTCCCTGGCGGACGGGCTGTCCGCCACGCAGCGCGCGAAGCTGGAGGCGGCGCTCACGCCCGCGATGCGCAAGCGGCTGGTGTCCTCCGAGGACCTGGTGTCCGAGTGGCTGTCGGTGAAGCTGCCGGAGGAGGTGGACATCCTGCGCAAGGCCGCGGCCCTCACCGCGCAGCTGGAGGAAGAGGCGTACCGCACGGTGGTGCCGGGCAAGACGCGCGACTCGGACGTGGCGCGCTTCCTCAAGAAGCGCATGGCGGAGCTGGGCGTGGGCGACGGGTGGCAGCCGGACCAGAACCCCAACGTGAACAGCGGGCCCACGCGCGGCCACTCGAACGCCACCGACCGCGTCATCCAGCCGGGGGACTTCATCCAGACGGACTTCGGCATCCGCGTGGGCAATACATGGGTGACGGACATCCAGCGCTTCGCGTACGTGCTGGCACCAGGTGAGAAGCAGCCGCCGGCCGAGGCGCTGGCGAAGTGGGAGAAGTCGAAGAAGGGCAGCCGCATCGCGCTGGCGGCGATGAAGCCCGGCGTGCGCGGCTACGACGTGGACAAGGCCCAGCGCGACTTCATGCGCGAAGCGGGCTCCGAGCCCGTGATGTGGGGCACCGGCCATCCCGTGGGCTACTGGGCCCACGACGCCGGCCCGGCGCTGTCCGGCGCGCAGTCCGGCAAGCCGCCCGCGGGCTCCGCGCTGCGCAGGTTGCAGCCCGGTCAGGTGTTCGCCTTCGACGGCTTCTTCGCGTGGAAGGACGGCAGCAGCCCGGACGCGCTGCGCATCCTCTCCGTGGAGGAGATGGCCGTCGTCACCGACACCGGCGCCGAGTACCTCAACCCCCCCCAGGAGCAGCTCATCCTCATCCCGTCCGCGCCGAAGCCCTGA
- a CDS encoding nuclear transport factor 2 family protein, with translation MSRLLIACAVLLGATSAFAQAPAAPAAPPKAAPASKAAPAATAPKAAQPDPRKAVAERTQAALAQLPAPKPEDVKSIDSLLKALYDSISGPGGTARDWQRFRSLFYPGATLVPLMGSPTAPGIRAQPFSVEEYIALATAASSLQGFFEKETQRQTLGYGALVQVMSTYEARGTPDGAVMMKGVNSIQVFNDGQRWWLMHIVWLDEKTAGLKVPTDLTRK, from the coding sequence ATGTCGCGCCTTCTCATCGCCTGTGCCGTCCTCCTGGGAGCCACGTCCGCCTTCGCCCAGGCCCCTGCCGCTCCCGCGGCTCCGCCCAAGGCCGCCCCCGCCTCCAAGGCCGCGCCGGCCGCGACCGCCCCCAAGGCCGCGCAGCCGGATCCGCGCAAGGCCGTCGCCGAGCGCACCCAGGCCGCCCTCGCCCAGCTCCCCGCGCCGAAGCCCGAGGACGTGAAGTCCATCGACTCCCTGCTCAAGGCCCTCTACGACTCCATCAGCGGCCCGGGTGGCACGGCTCGCGACTGGCAGCGCTTCCGCTCGCTCTTCTACCCCGGCGCGACGCTGGTGCCGCTCATGGGCAGCCCGACCGCCCCCGGCATCCGTGCACAGCCCTTCAGCGTGGAGGAGTACATCGCCCTGGCCACCGCGGCCTCCTCCCTGCAGGGCTTCTTCGAGAAGGAGACTCAACGCCAGACGCTGGGCTACGGGGCCCTGGTCCAGGTGATGAGCACCTACGAGGCACGGGGAACCCCGGACGGCGCCGTCATGATGAAGGGCGTCAACAGCATCCAGGTCTTCAACGATGGCCAGCGCTGGTGGCTGATGCACATCGTCTGGCTGGACGAGAAGACGGCCGGCCTCAAGGTCCCCACGGACCTGACGCGCAAGTAG
- the gyrA gene encoding DNA gyrase subunit A: MADDTTDTPATPSAPPPSSGAGELIPINIEDEMRRSYLDYSMSVIIGRALPDVRDGLKPVHRRVLFAMNDLGNLHNRAYKKSARVVGDVIGKYHPHGDSSVYDAMVRLAQEWSLRYLLVDGQGNFGSVDGDSPAAMRYTEVRMERLAEDLLSDIDKETVEFGPNYDDSLEEPLVLPAKFPNLIVNGSSGIAVGMTTNIPPHNMTEVVSGTLHLIENPDCTVRDLMEFIKGPDFPTAAIITGREGIMRAYETGRGSIPIRARTEIETTKKGDREAIIVTEIPYQVNKARLIEKIAELVREKKLEGISDIRDESDRQGMRIVIELKRDAISQVVLNNLFSMTQLETTFGAVMLAIDGGQPRTLNLKEMLDRFVAHRRDVVTRRTRFELRKALARMHIVEGLLVAQDLIDLVVSLIRASRDPDEARWGLMNILSPELYTREQFKDLQRIDYAQAKAQMELLVSRARNEEPSYGGLAHKYEGAGFSEGQAQNILEMRLQRLTGLQREELFRELIGLARDIIRLQDILANENSLLSVIKAELMEVRERYGDKRRTEISGAVDEFTNEDLIAEETMVVTLSHTGYVKRSPLSEYRAQKRGGRGKTGAGTKEDDFVTKVFVASTHAYLMPITTKGKLYSLKVYQIPQGSRTSRGKAIVNLVQFGEGERLAQVLVTRDFPENRYVFFVTKKGVVKRTDLSAFESVRASGIIALGIDEGDELVGVMITDGTKDVLLSTATGMSIRFPESDVRSMGRQAYGVKGITLEEGDEVVGADLVEPEAKAPAPAEGEPAPEGEQAPVVASDSAILTVTENGYGKRTQGAEYRQQGRGGKGIIDIKTTERNGRVVGVVQVKDSDEVMIVTNGGMLIRMKVKEISVIGRNTQGVRLIALENGEEKVMAISKLPEGEESEEETEGGEAVAPVGAAPGEASDAAPAVEASSDATPFDDAAGSADPASSPGSDDEPGSEG, from the coding sequence ATGGCTGACGACACCACCGACACGCCGGCAACGCCCTCCGCGCCCCCTCCGTCGAGCGGCGCCGGAGAGCTCATTCCCATCAACATCGAAGACGAGATGCGCCGTTCGTATCTCGACTACTCGATGTCCGTCATCATCGGCCGCGCGCTGCCAGACGTGCGCGACGGCCTGAAGCCCGTGCACCGTCGCGTCCTCTTCGCGATGAATGACCTGGGCAACCTCCACAACCGCGCCTACAAGAAGTCCGCGCGCGTGGTGGGTGACGTCATCGGTAAGTACCACCCGCACGGCGACTCGTCCGTGTACGACGCCATGGTGCGTCTGGCCCAGGAGTGGAGCCTCCGCTACCTGCTGGTGGACGGCCAAGGCAACTTCGGCTCGGTGGACGGCGACTCGCCGGCCGCCATGCGTTACACCGAAGTGCGCATGGAGCGGCTGGCGGAGGACCTCCTGTCGGACATCGACAAGGAGACCGTCGAGTTCGGCCCCAACTACGACGACTCGCTGGAAGAGCCGCTCGTCCTGCCGGCCAAGTTCCCCAACCTCATCGTCAACGGCAGCAGCGGCATCGCGGTGGGCATGACCACCAACATCCCGCCGCACAACATGACGGAGGTGGTGTCCGGCACGCTGCACCTCATTGAAAACCCGGACTGCACCGTCCGCGACCTGATGGAGTTCATCAAGGGGCCGGACTTCCCCACCGCGGCCATCATCACCGGCCGCGAGGGCATCATGCGCGCCTACGAGACGGGCCGGGGCTCCATCCCCATCCGCGCGCGCACGGAGATTGAGACGACCAAGAAGGGGGACCGTGAGGCCATCATCGTCACGGAGATCCCCTATCAGGTGAACAAGGCGCGCCTCATCGAGAAGATCGCCGAGCTGGTGCGCGAGAAGAAGCTGGAGGGCATCAGCGACATCCGTGACGAGAGCGACCGTCAGGGCATGCGCATCGTCATCGAGCTCAAGCGCGACGCCATCTCCCAGGTGGTGCTCAACAACCTCTTCTCCATGACGCAGCTGGAGACGACCTTCGGCGCGGTGATGCTGGCCATCGACGGCGGGCAGCCGCGCACGCTGAACCTGAAGGAGATGTTGGACCGCTTCGTCGCGCACCGCCGCGACGTCGTCACGCGCCGCACGCGCTTCGAGCTGCGCAAGGCGCTGGCGCGCATGCACATCGTCGAAGGCCTGCTGGTGGCGCAGGACCTCATCGACCTGGTGGTCAGCCTCATCCGCGCGTCGCGCGACCCGGACGAGGCCCGCTGGGGCCTGATGAACATCCTGTCGCCGGAGCTCTACACGCGCGAGCAGTTCAAGGACCTGCAGCGCATCGACTACGCGCAGGCCAAGGCGCAGATGGAGCTGCTGGTCAGCCGCGCGCGCAACGAGGAGCCGTCCTACGGGGGGCTGGCGCACAAGTACGAGGGCGCGGGCTTCAGCGAAGGCCAGGCGCAGAACATCCTGGAGATGCGCCTGCAGCGGCTCACCGGCCTGCAGCGCGAGGAGCTGTTCCGCGAGCTCATCGGGCTGGCGCGCGACATCATCCGGCTCCAGGACATCCTGGCCAACGAGAACAGCCTGCTGAGCGTCATCAAGGCGGAGCTGATGGAGGTCCGCGAGCGCTACGGTGACAAGCGCCGCACCGAAATCAGCGGCGCGGTGGACGAGTTCACCAACGAGGACCTCATCGCCGAGGAGACGATGGTGGTGACGCTCTCGCACACGGGCTACGTGAAGCGCTCGCCCCTGTCGGAGTACCGGGCGCAGAAGCGCGGCGGGCGCGGCAAGACGGGCGCGGGGACGAAGGAGGACGACTTCGTCACCAAGGTGTTCGTGGCCAGCACGCACGCGTACCTCATGCCCATCACCACCAAGGGCAAGCTGTACTCGCTGAAGGTGTACCAGATTCCGCAGGGCAGCCGGACGTCGCGCGGCAAGGCCATCGTGAACCTGGTGCAGTTCGGTGAGGGCGAGCGGCTGGCGCAGGTGCTGGTGACGCGCGACTTCCCGGAGAACCGCTACGTCTTCTTCGTCACGAAGAAGGGCGTGGTGAAGCGCACGGACCTGAGCGCGTTCGAGAGCGTGCGCGCCAGCGGCATCATCGCGCTGGGCATCGACGAGGGCGACGAGCTGGTCGGCGTGATGATCACCGACGGCACGAAGGACGTCCTGCTCTCCACGGCGACGGGCATGAGCATCCGCTTCCCGGAGTCGGACGTGCGCTCCATGGGCCGTCAGGCCTACGGCGTGAAGGGCATCACGCTGGAAGAGGGCGACGAAGTGGTGGGCGCGGACCTGGTGGAGCCGGAGGCGAAGGCCCCGGCCCCGGCGGAGGGCGAGCCCGCGCCGGAGGGGGAGCAGGCGCCGGTGGTGGCGTCGGACAGCGCCATCCTCACGGTGACGGAGAACGGCTACGGCAAGCGCACGCAGGGCGCCGAGTACCGGCAGCAGGGCCGCGGCGGCAAGGGCATCATCGACATCAAGACCACCGAGCGGAACGGCCGCGTGGTGGGCGTGGTGCAGGTGAAGGACAGCGACGAGGTGATGATCGTCACCAACGGCGGAATGCTCATCCGCATGAAGGTGAAGGAGATCTCCGTCATCGGCCGCAACACGCAGGGCGTGCGCCTCATCGCGCTGGAGAACGGCGAGGAGAAGGTGATGGCCATCTCCAAGCTGCCCGAAGGCGAGGAGTCGGAGGAGGAGACGGAGGGCGGTGAGGCCGTCGCTCCGGTGGGCGCGGCGCCGGGCGAGGCCTCGGACGCGGCTCCGGCGGTGGAGGCCTCTTCGGACGCGACGCCGTTCGATGACGCGGCAGGCTCGGCGGACCCGGCCAGCTCGCCGGGTTCGGACGACGAGCCCGGCTCCGAAGGCTGA
- a CDS encoding response regulator, whose protein sequence is MPSVLVIDDDLFVLATVGDVLRSAGYTVLTVQSPAEAFHLDLSGISAILCDYNMPEMNGSDVLVAMRELQECRAPFIFLTGHSDLDDLIPVAIRYGAELLPKPVDPAELTRLLRRQLAA, encoded by the coding sequence ATGCCAAGCGTACTGGTCATCGACGATGACCTCTTCGTCCTCGCGACCGTGGGGGACGTCCTGCGGAGCGCGGGCTACACGGTGCTGACGGTGCAGTCGCCCGCGGAGGCGTTCCACCTGGACCTGTCCGGCATCTCCGCCATCCTGTGCGACTACAACATGCCGGAGATGAACGGCTCCGACGTGCTGGTCGCCATGCGCGAGCTGCAGGAGTGCCGGGCGCCGTTCATCTTCCTCACCGGGCACTCGGACCTGGACGACCTCATCCCCGTGGCCATCCGCTACGGCGCGGAGCTGCTGCCCAAGCCCGTGGATCCGGCGGAGCTGACGCGGCTCTTGCGCAGGCAGCTCGCCGCGTGA
- a CDS encoding endonuclease/exonuclease/phosphatase family protein — protein MRLKVLTLNVAHGAPFAVPLPFLRRRADLLGTLDGVAALLVREAADVVALQEADRSSLFSGRVDQVERIAARAGYPHVHHGVHSGVPGLFAQGTALLARGILEAREAAHFGRDRRVDKGYVVATLAAEDGPGPDVVSLHLDPFSHAVRLRQVDRLILALRQRPERPRIVLGDFNAEDVKGQGPVARLCDALGLHAPREGEPTYPAPHARQRLDWVLASTTLRFTRYTRLPEAISDHHAVVAELTDADG, from the coding sequence GTGCGACTCAAGGTGCTCACCCTCAACGTGGCCCACGGCGCGCCCTTCGCGGTGCCCCTGCCGTTCCTGCGCCGACGGGCGGACTTGCTGGGCACGCTGGACGGGGTGGCGGCGCTGCTCGTCCGGGAAGCGGCGGACGTGGTGGCGTTGCAGGAGGCGGACCGGTCCAGTCTCTTCAGCGGGCGGGTGGACCAGGTGGAGCGCATCGCCGCGCGGGCCGGCTATCCCCACGTGCACCACGGCGTGCACTCCGGGGTGCCCGGGCTGTTCGCGCAGGGCACCGCGCTCCTGGCCCGAGGCATCCTGGAGGCGCGGGAGGCGGCGCACTTCGGCCGGGACCGCCGCGTGGACAAGGGCTACGTGGTCGCCACGCTCGCGGCGGAGGACGGGCCCGGCCCCGACGTCGTGTCGCTCCACCTGGATCCGTTCTCCCACGCCGTGCGCCTGCGGCAGGTGGACCGGTTGATCCTCGCCCTGCGCCAGCGGCCCGAGCGGCCCCGCATCGTGCTGGGTGACTTCAACGCGGAGGACGTGAAGGGCCAGGGCCCCGTGGCGCGCCTGTGCGATGCGCTGGGGCTCCATGCGCCGCGGGAAGGCGAGCCCACCTATCCGGCGCCCCACGCGCGCCAGCGGCTGGACTGGGTGCTGGCCTCCACCACGCTGCGCTTCACCCGTTACACGCGTCTGCCAGAAGCCATCTCCGACCACCACGCGGTGGTGGCCGAGCTGACGGACGCCGACGGTTGA
- a CDS encoding ABC transporter ATP-binding protein, with the protein MPLLSLDSLSLTYPGAASPAVRDVSLALEPGESLALMGSSGSGKTALLRLVAGLERPSGGTVTLEGRVLAGPDAFVPPEQRPLRRVLQDAELESGLSALDVVMGAQPKGEGPAHARGLLAMFQLEGLESRPCGTLSRGQRQRVLLARALASGAKLLVLDEPFAGLDAGLRAALLGEWRRVLKARGSAVLFATHDVGDALAFADRLVLLRGGTVEQEGPPESVYESPRTAFAAYFLGGTNLLPGSAFGRVARTALGNLPLNADARGQVMLSLRPEALKLTPDMDGVAVGGALRADVLERAFRGAHVDFTVSCAGMALVVRASPASPLREGSRARLEVTGRAEVMEEKAA; encoded by the coding sequence ATGCCCCTGCTCTCGCTCGACTCCCTCTCCCTGACGTATCCCGGTGCCGCGTCCCCGGCGGTGCGGGACGTGTCGCTGGCGCTGGAGCCGGGCGAGTCGCTGGCGCTGATGGGGTCCTCGGGCTCCGGCAAGACGGCGCTGCTGCGGCTGGTGGCGGGGCTGGAGCGTCCCAGCGGGGGCACCGTCACGCTGGAGGGCCGCGTGCTCGCGGGCCCGGACGCCTTCGTCCCGCCGGAGCAGCGTCCGCTGCGCCGCGTGCTCCAGGACGCGGAGCTGGAGTCCGGCCTCTCCGCCCTGGACGTCGTGATGGGCGCGCAGCCGAAGGGCGAGGGCCCGGCGCACGCACGGGGCCTGCTGGCGATGTTCCAGTTGGAGGGCCTGGAGTCGCGCCCCTGCGGCACCCTGTCCCGGGGACAGCGGCAGCGGGTGCTGCTGGCCCGGGCGCTGGCCTCCGGCGCGAAGCTGCTGGTGCTGGATGAGCCCTTCGCCGGGCTGGACGCCGGGCTGCGCGCCGCGCTCCTGGGCGAGTGGCGCCGCGTGCTCAAGGCCCGGGGCTCCGCGGTGCTCTTCGCCACGCACGACGTGGGGGACGCGCTGGCCTTCGCGGACCGGTTGGTGCTGCTGCGCGGGGGCACGGTGGAGCAGGAGGGCCCGCCCGAGTCCGTCTACGAATCCCCGCGCACCGCCTTCGCCGCGTACTTCCTGGGGGGCACCAACCTGCTGCCGGGGTCCGCCTTCGGCCGCGTCGCGCGCACGGCGCTGGGCAACCTGCCGCTGAACGCGGACGCGCGCGGCCAGGTGATGCTGTCCCTGCGGCCCGAAGCGCTGAAGCTGACGCCGGACATGGATGGCGTGGCGGTGGGCGGCGCGCTGCGCGCCGACGTGCTGGAGCGCGCCTTCCGGGGCGCGCACGTGGACTTCACCGTGTCCTGCGCCGGCATGGCGCTGGTGGTGCGGGCCTCCCCGGCGTCCCCGCTGCGCGAGGGCAGCCGCGCCCGGCTGGAGGTCACCGGCCGCGCGGAGGTGATGGAAGAGAAGGCCGCCTGA
- a CDS encoding YkvA family protein translates to MGTRFFRYVRDPKVGTWRKLAGLLAVLYFVSPVDAVPDFIPLFGWLDDLGVLSAAALFMVREVQRYSPGGPAASPEDVAGDGLPRDEAGQPRVPTLRRHG, encoded by the coding sequence ATGGGAACCCGCTTCTTCCGCTACGTGCGCGACCCCAAGGTGGGGACGTGGCGGAAGCTGGCAGGGCTGCTGGCCGTCCTGTACTTCGTGTCGCCGGTGGACGCGGTGCCGGACTTCATCCCGCTGTTCGGCTGGCTGGATGACCTGGGCGTGCTGTCCGCGGCGGCCCTCTTCATGGTGCGCGAGGTGCAGCGCTACAGCCCCGGTGGGCCGGCGGCCTCCCCGGAGGACGTCGCCGGGGACGGGCTGCCGCGCGACGAAGCGGGGCAGCCTCGCGTGCCCACGCTGCGCCGGCACGGCTAG
- a CDS encoding tetratricopeptide repeat protein: MPHGGASVLNPVPRYEALFKAGDLEGARREATRAHERNALDWRAMLTLARLALVDGDDALAESLLLAVTRAGAGEQRDARLVSAALHTRRGEWPQALELYRALVAEPEPPTEAFFGLGYVRVEQGDAAAAHPALAHAVSLEPRVALHHFQLARVLFLLDRLEEAFAHLERSLHLDPWHAPSYLVFARALEAGGELEAAEDLLRQGQKAVPDDVGLLKALADVRLARGNVRGAVSAAEARVRVEPEGVAALGHLARLRVTERRFREALELCDQLEARGMSTGLSRSVEALVFEAREPPDVERALAAWREAVRLSPGDWMPPWRQALLLLGQVEGGPPEATAPARELLVEAHHRAPHRAEPVLSLARVEARLGDREFAKGRLVALLRLSSLEPDWRAQAEALLTELG; this comes from the coding sequence ATGCCTCATGGGGGAGCGTCTGTCCTGAACCCGGTTCCACGCTACGAAGCCCTGTTCAAGGCCGGGGACCTGGAGGGGGCCCGTCGCGAGGCCACCCGGGCGCATGAGCGCAACGCGCTGGACTGGCGGGCGATGCTCACGTTGGCCCGGCTGGCCCTGGTGGACGGCGATGACGCGCTCGCGGAGTCCCTGCTCCTGGCCGTCACCCGGGCCGGCGCGGGCGAACAGCGCGATGCGCGGCTCGTGAGCGCGGCGCTGCACACGCGGCGCGGCGAGTGGCCCCAGGCGCTGGAGCTCTACCGCGCGCTCGTCGCGGAGCCGGAGCCTCCCACGGAGGCGTTCTTCGGCCTGGGCTACGTGCGCGTGGAGCAGGGCGACGCGGCGGCCGCGCACCCCGCGCTGGCGCACGCCGTCTCGCTGGAGCCCCGCGTGGCGCTGCACCACTTCCAGCTGGCCCGGGTGCTCTTCCTGCTGGACCGGCTGGAGGAGGCCTTCGCGCACCTGGAGCGGTCGCTGCACCTGGACCCCTGGCACGCGCCCAGCTACCTGGTGTTCGCGCGCGCGCTGGAGGCCGGCGGGGAGCTGGAGGCGGCGGAGGACCTGCTGCGCCAGGGACAGAAGGCGGTGCCGGACGACGTGGGCCTGCTCAAGGCGCTGGCGGACGTGCGGCTGGCGCGCGGCAACGTGCGGGGCGCGGTGTCCGCCGCGGAGGCGCGCGTGCGGGTGGAGCCCGAAGGCGTGGCGGCCCTGGGGCACCTGGCCCGCCTGCGCGTGACGGAGCGGCGCTTCCGCGAGGCGCTGGAGCTGTGCGACCAGCTGGAAGCACGCGGCATGTCCACCGGGCTCAGCCGCTCCGTGGAGGCGCTGGTGTTCGAGGCGCGCGAGCCCCCGGACGTGGAGCGCGCGCTCGCCGCGTGGCGCGAAGCCGTGCGCCTGTCCCCGGGCGACTGGATGCCCCCGTGGCGTCAGGCCCTGCTGCTGCTGGGCCAGGTGGAGGGCGGGCCCCCGGAGGCCACGGCGCCCGCGCGCGAGCTGCTGGTGGAGGCCCACCACCGCGCGCCCCACCGGGCGGAGCCCGTCCTGTCCCTGGCCCGCGTGGAGGCCCGGCTGGGGGACCGCGAATTCGCGAAGGGCCGGCTGGTGGCGCTGCTGCGCCTGTCCTCGCTGGAGCCCGACTGGCGCGCGCAGGCCGAGGCGCTGCTCACCGAACTGGGCTGA
- a CDS encoding thioesterase family protein, translated as MTAAFLAATLVEPLAPGHYRSRYEAAWYQGRGAYGGVVAGQVMRALEHHLNDAKRPVRSLTVHFCSPAVEGVADVHTRLERAGKLVTHATARVENGGGVVAVATATFGAARGGAPGYLDFVMPEVPAPETLEPVPEDVPMPDFCRFFEYRYCVGSPPYSGAAVAEVGGWLRPRDPTVLDASLCVGLMDAYPPSVLSQVDGFRAAATVDFTVQFFQTFPLTHLAPDTQYLRTGRSRQAAEGYTEESQLLWARDGTLLAQCRQLVAVLG; from the coding sequence ATGACCGCTGCCTTCCTTGCCGCCACCCTCGTCGAACCGCTCGCCCCCGGGCACTACCGCTCGCGCTACGAGGCCGCCTGGTATCAGGGCCGGGGCGCGTACGGGGGCGTGGTGGCGGGGCAGGTGATGCGCGCGCTGGAGCATCATCTGAACGACGCGAAGCGGCCGGTGCGCTCGCTCACCGTGCACTTCTGCTCGCCCGCGGTGGAGGGCGTGGCGGACGTGCACACCCGCCTGGAGCGCGCGGGCAAGCTCGTCACCCACGCCACCGCGCGGGTGGAGAATGGCGGCGGGGTGGTGGCCGTCGCCACCGCGACCTTCGGCGCCGCGCGGGGCGGCGCGCCCGGCTACCTGGACTTCGTCATGCCGGAGGTGCCGGCCCCGGAGACGCTCGAGCCCGTCCCCGAGGACGTGCCCATGCCGGACTTCTGTCGCTTCTTCGAGTACCGCTACTGCGTGGGCTCACCGCCGTACTCGGGCGCGGCCGTGGCGGAGGTGGGGGGCTGGCTGCGGCCCCGCGACCCCACGGTGCTGGACGCGTCCCTGTGCGTGGGCCTGATGGACGCGTATCCGCCGTCCGTGCTGTCGCAGGTGGATGGCTTCCGCGCCGCCGCCACGGTGGACTTCACGGTGCAGTTCTTCCAGACGTTCCCCCTCACGCACCTGGCGCCGGACACGCAGTACCTGCGCACCGGCCGCTCACGGCAGGCCGCCGAGGGCTACACCGAGGAGTCCCAACTGCTCTGGGCCCGGGACGGCACGCTGCTCGCGCAGTGCCGGCAACTGGTGGCCGTGCTCGGCTGA